One genomic window of Halorubrum hochsteinianum includes the following:
- a CDS encoding CDC48 family AAA ATPase produces the protein MNEVQLEVAKAYPNDSGRGIARLDPDTLLHLKLSPGDIIEIEGAETTAAKVWRADRQDWNTDTVRVDGFTRQNADVGIGERVTIRKAEAEKADKLVLAPPEEASVQFGSDAAGMVKRQILKRPVVERDIVPVMSSTNHPFMRSPGQAIPLIAVETEPDGVCLITEDTEVELREEPISGFEKTGGGITYEDIGGLQSEIQRVREMVELPMKHPQIFSKLGIEPPQGVLLHGPPGTGKTLLAKAVANETSASFFSIAGPEIISKYYGESEQQLREIFEDAKEESPSIIFIDELDSIAPKREDVTGEVERRVVAQLLTMMDGLETRGQVIVIGATNRVDSVDPALRRPGRFDREIEIGVPDEVGRKEILQIHTRGMPLSDDVSLDHLADETHGFVGADIESLTKEAAMKALRRYLPEIDLDEEEVPPSLIDRMIVKRDDFSGALNEVEPSAMREVLVELPKISWDDVGGLSEAQQQVQESVEWPLTSPEKFDRMGVNAPKGVLLYGPPGTGKTLMAKAVANETNANFISVRGPQLLSKWVGESEKAIRQTFRKARQVSPTIIFFDELDSLAPARGQEAGNNVSERVVNQLLTELDGLEDMGDVMVIGATNRPDMIDPALLRSGRFDRLVMIGQPDQEGREQILDIHTQNTPLAPDVSLREIAEITDGYVGSDLEGIAREAAIEALRDDDDAEEVEMKHFRRAMESVRPTITEDILAYYDEVKEQFKGGGGESLRDTGGRIGFQ, from the coding sequence ATGAACGAAGTCCAACTCGAAGTGGCGAAGGCGTACCCGAACGACTCGGGGCGCGGCATCGCCCGACTCGACCCCGACACGCTGTTACACCTGAAGCTCTCGCCCGGCGACATCATCGAGATCGAGGGCGCGGAAACCACCGCCGCGAAGGTCTGGCGCGCGGACCGCCAGGACTGGAACACCGACACCGTGCGGGTGGACGGGTTCACCCGACAGAACGCCGACGTCGGCATCGGCGAGCGCGTGACGATCCGGAAGGCGGAGGCCGAGAAGGCCGACAAACTCGTCTTGGCCCCGCCCGAGGAGGCGTCCGTCCAGTTCGGCTCCGACGCGGCCGGCATGGTGAAACGCCAGATCCTCAAGCGGCCGGTCGTCGAGCGCGACATCGTCCCCGTGATGTCCTCGACGAACCACCCGTTCATGCGGTCGCCCGGACAGGCGATCCCGCTGATCGCGGTCGAGACGGAGCCCGACGGCGTCTGTCTCATCACCGAGGACACGGAGGTCGAACTGCGCGAGGAGCCGATCTCCGGGTTCGAGAAGACGGGCGGCGGGATCACCTACGAGGACATCGGCGGCCTCCAGTCGGAGATCCAGCGCGTCCGCGAGATGGTCGAGCTGCCGATGAAACACCCGCAGATCTTCTCGAAGCTCGGCATCGAGCCGCCGCAGGGCGTCCTGCTCCACGGCCCGCCGGGCACCGGGAAGACGCTGCTGGCGAAGGCGGTCGCCAACGAGACGTCGGCGTCGTTCTTCTCGATCGCCGGCCCGGAGATCATCTCGAAGTACTACGGCGAGTCCGAACAGCAGCTCAGGGAGATCTTCGAGGACGCGAAAGAGGAGTCGCCGTCGATCATCTTCATCGACGAGCTGGACTCGATCGCGCCGAAACGCGAGGACGTGACCGGCGAGGTCGAGCGCCGCGTCGTCGCTCAGCTGTTGACGATGATGGACGGGTTAGAGACGCGCGGACAGGTGATCGTCATCGGGGCGACGAACCGCGTCGACAGCGTCGACCCCGCGCTCCGCCGCCCCGGGCGGTTCGACCGCGAGATCGAGATCGGCGTCCCCGACGAGGTGGGCCGGAAGGAGATCCTCCAGATCCACACCCGCGGGATGCCGCTCTCGGACGACGTGAGCCTCGACCACCTCGCCGACGAGACGCACGGGTTCGTCGGCGCGGACATCGAGAGCCTCACGAAGGAGGCCGCGATGAAGGCGCTGCGCCGGTACCTCCCCGAGATCGACTTAGACGAGGAAGAGGTGCCGCCGAGCCTCATCGACCGGATGATCGTCAAGCGCGACGACTTCTCGGGCGCGTTGAACGAGGTGGAGCCGTCGGCGATGCGCGAGGTGCTCGTCGAGCTCCCGAAGATCTCGTGGGACGACGTGGGCGGCCTCAGCGAGGCCCAACAGCAGGTCCAGGAGTCGGTCGAGTGGCCGCTCACCTCGCCGGAGAAGTTCGACCGGATGGGCGTCAACGCCCCGAAGGGGGTGTTGCTGTACGGCCCGCCGGGCACCGGGAAGACGCTGATGGCGAAGGCGGTCGCCAACGAGACGAACGCGAACTTCATCTCGGTGCGGGGCCCGCAGCTGCTCTCGAAGTGGGTCGGCGAGTCGGAGAAGGCGATCCGACAGACCTTCCGGAAGGCCCGGCAGGTGAGCCCGACGATCATCTTCTTCGACGAGCTCGACAGCCTCGCGCCCGCTCGCGGGCAGGAGGCCGGGAACAACGTCTCCGAGCGCGTCGTCAACCAGCTCCTCACCGAGCTCGACGGGTTAGAGGACATGGGCGACGTGATGGTCATCGGCGCGACCAACCGACCGGACATGATCGACCCCGCGCTGCTGCGCTCGGGGCGGTTCGACCGGCTCGTGATGATCGGCCAGCCCGACCAGGAGGGCCGCGAGCAGATCCTCGACATCCACACGCAGAACACGCCGCTCGCGCCCGACGTGAGCCTCCGCGAGATCGCCGAGATCACCGACGGCTACGTCGGCTCCGACCTCGAAGGGATCGCCCGCGAGGCCGCGATCGAGGCGCTGCGCGACGACGACGACGCCGAGGAGGTGGAGATGAAGCACTTCCGGCGCGCGATGGAGTCGGTGCGGCCGACGATAACGGAGGACATCCTCGCGTACTACGACGAGGTCAAAGAGCAGTTCAAGGGCGGCGGCGGCGAGTCGCTCCGCGACACCGGCGGCCGGATCGGGTTCCAGTAG